One genomic window of Candidatus Zixiibacteriota bacterium includes the following:
- a CDS encoding hydrolase: MLDAAKAILVIVDVQGKLAQLMHDRESLFANLQRMASGAKTLGIPILWNEQNPLGLGATIPELAEILTGQQPLVKNTFSCCGNPAFAEKIKASGRRQVLLVGIETHVCVYQTAQDLLGQGFQVEVVADAVSSRTEANRRLGLERMKALGAGITSTEMALFELLRVAEGDKFKAILKSVK; this comes from the coding sequence ATGCTTGATGCCGCGAAGGCGATCTTGGTGATCGTTGACGTCCAGGGCAAACTGGCGCAACTGATGCACGATCGCGAATCCCTCTTTGCCAACCTGCAGCGGATGGCGAGCGGGGCCAAGACCCTGGGGATTCCAATCCTTTGGAACGAACAGAATCCGCTCGGCCTGGGCGCGACGATACCCGAGCTGGCCGAAATCTTGACCGGGCAGCAGCCGCTGGTGAAGAACACGTTCAGTTGCTGCGGCAATCCGGCGTTTGCCGAGAAGATCAAAGCGAGCGGTCGTCGCCAGGTGCTGCTGGTCGGCATTGAGACCCACGTCTGCGTGTACCAAACCGCGCAGGATTTGCTCGGACAGGGCTTTCAGGTCGAGGTCGTCGCCGATGCGGTGTCGTCGCGCACGGAGGCCAACCGCCGGCTCGGCCTCGAACGCATGAAAGCTCTCGGCGCCGGCATCACCAGCACTGAGATGGCGCTGTTCGAGCTTCTGCGCGTAGCCGAAGGCGACAAATTCAAGGCGATTCTCAAGTCAGTGAAATAG
- a CDS encoding GNAT family N-acetyltransferase gives MSEPTRLTDRATICAYLRRNVPLHIYQIGDLDDFFWPHTEWWSWPGEGTTEALALIYHAQSGATLIVLDSDNHSSNLALVRALRPKLPSRFYAHLSPGMEVALAEFCELDDHGLHLKMHAALSPARSSGESSGIEPLTIEQTRDIEEFYRAAYPGNWFDPRMLATGMYFGARDNGRLIAAGGVHVYSPQYQVAAIGNVATLPQYRGRGLATAVMQAIMHALAPTITSVGLNVKADNAAAIACYRRLGFVEVAPYRELSAIKRDT, from the coding sequence GTGTCGGAACCAACAAGACTGACTGATCGGGCCACGATCTGCGCCTATCTGCGGCGCAACGTCCCGCTGCATATCTACCAGATCGGTGATCTCGATGACTTCTTCTGGCCTCACACCGAATGGTGGAGTTGGCCGGGGGAAGGCACGACTGAGGCGCTCGCCCTCATCTATCATGCGCAGTCCGGCGCGACGCTGATCGTCCTTGACAGCGATAATCACTCGTCGAATTTGGCGCTCGTGCGTGCGCTGCGGCCGAAGTTGCCGTCACGGTTCTATGCACATTTGTCACCGGGGATGGAAGTCGCCTTGGCAGAATTCTGCGAGTTGGACGACCACGGCCTTCACCTCAAGATGCATGCGGCGCTGAGTCCGGCCAGATCGAGCGGAGAGTCAAGCGGTATTGAGCCGCTGACGATAGAGCAAACACGGGATATTGAAGAATTCTACCGCGCGGCGTATCCGGGCAACTGGTTTGATCCGCGCATGCTGGCGACAGGAATGTACTTTGGCGCGCGTGACAATGGACGATTGATTGCCGCCGGCGGCGTTCATGTCTATTCACCGCAGTACCAGGTGGCGGCGATCGGCAATGTCGCGACGCTGCCGCAGTACCGCGGCCGCGGGTTGGCGACAGCGGTGATGCAGGCGATCATGCACGCGCTGGCTCCCACGATAACTTCGGTCGGCCTCAATGTGAAAGCCGACAATGCTGCCGCTATTGCCTGTTACCGCAGGCTGGGGTTCGTGGAAGTCGCGCCCTACCGTGAATTGAGCGCGATAAAACGGGACACCTGA